The Candidatus Desulfofervidus auxilii DNA segment TTAAAATAAATTGAGATTATTTAAAATAAATTAAGCTTATGAAAAAGTTAATATATTTTATTCTTTTTATCTTTTTTTTTAATAGTTGCCTAAAAACAGACTTTACTTCCTCCTTTTCTCCAGCTTTTTTTGAAAAAAATCACCTAAATAAGACTTTTGATATTACAAAAAAAAACCAAAAAAATTTTTCATATGAAATTCTTCAATCTAAAAATGAAAATTCTAAAGATGAAATTTCTAAAGATAAAATAATAGAACTTCCTCCTTTTAAAAGTAATCAAACAATTAAATCTGAGAAAAAATATCCTTTATTAAAAAAAATAAATTGTGAAAAACTTACATCTTTAAAAAAGCCAGTAATTATTAATGTAGAAAATATGCCTATTCTTGATTTTATTATTTATGCTTTGGGAGAAACATTAAAAGTGCCTTTTGCTGCAGATGAAAAAATAAAACTAAAAAAAGATCTAATTACTTTATATATGCCTAAACCCGAAGCTCCTGCTAAAGTTCTTGAAAGAGTAATTAATCTTTTAGAAGATAAAGGTCTTTATATAGAAGAAAGAGCTGAAGCCTTGTTTATTTATTCCAAACCTCCTCAGCCTCAAAAACTTTTTGATATTCGCTTTGGTCTCGAGGTCCCTGAAAGTCCAGTAACGATTCTTCAAGTTATTCCCTTAAAATATGTTAAATCTTCAGACATTATCGAATTAATAGAAAATTATGTAACAACTAATGTAAAAATGAAACCTTATAAAGAGACTATTCTTTTACTTTATGGAGAAGCTTCCCAAATAAAACAAATAACTGAAATTATTAAAAGTTTTGATATTCCTTATTTAAAAGAAAAAAAAATTGCATTTTTGAAAATAACTTATTGGAAAGTTGATGAGTTTTTGATTCAATTAAAACAAATATTATCAGCCATAGGATTAAAAATAACAAATATTCCTTCAAAGCCTGGTATAATGTTGATCCCTGTAAAATCTCTTGAAAGTATCTTTGTTGTTGCTCCGGATGAAGAAAGTTTAAAACTTGTATTGGACTGGAAAGAAAAACTTGATATACCAGAAGCTGCCGGAGAGGAAGAAAAAATTTTTACTTATAAACCTAAATATTCTAAAGCTTCTGATTTGGTAGAATCAATTAAAAAACTTTATGGAATTGCTGAAGAAGAACAAATTAAAGAAAAGAAAAGAAAAAGAATCACTAAAATACCTGTAAAGTTTAAAATTGCTTCAGATGATGCAAGAAATATAGTTGCGGTCCTTACTACACCAAAAAATTTTGAAAAAATTCTTAAACTTCTAAAAAAACTTGATGTCCCTCCTCGACAAGTTCTTATTGAAGCTACAATTGCTGAACTTAGTTTAATGGATGAACTTCAATATGGACTTGAATGGTATATAAGAAACCGTTTGGCAGAAGGTAATTATACAATAAGTTCATTATTTGGATTACCTACAAGTCCAGGATTTACTTACCAATTTATCGCAAATGCAGAAAAATTTAAAGCTTTACTTTATGCTTTTGCAATGAAAGATTTAGTCCATATTCTTTCAACTCCCCGTTTATTAGTGCTTGATAATCAAGAAGCCATTATTCAAGTAGGTTCTGATGTTCCTATCGTTGTAAGTGAGGCCACAACCCAAATTGTAACAAATATAATAAGAAGTATTCAATATAGACATACAGGGGTAATCCTAAAAGTAAAACCAACAATTAATACAGAAGGAATGGTTACTCTTTATATTTCTCAAGAAGTTTCAGAAATGGGAGCAAGTCCACCAGGTATAGAATCTCCAACTATTCTTATAAGAAAAATAAATACTAATGTAGTAGCTCAAAGTGGACAAAGTGTAATTCTTGGGGGGTTGATTTCTGAAAACAGAGGATATACTGTTAATAAAATTCCAATTTTGGGAGATATTCCTATATTAGGAAATCTTTTCAAAACAACAACCGAATCAAAAAGAAAATCAGAACTTATAGTTATTCTTACTCCTACTATAATAAATAATCCTGAAGAAGCTGCTTATATTACAAAAGAACTCAAAACTCAGTTAAAATGGTTAAAAGAATAATGAAAAATTAAGAAATTATTGACAAAAAATTTAAAAGTATTAATTTCTTATAATCAAAATGCAAGTTTTTGAAAATTATCCAAAAAGAAGAGGATTTACTTTAATTGAAATTTTAATTGTCGTAGCAATCATAGCACTTCTTGCATCCCTCATTCTTCCCAATCTAATGGGAAGATTTGAAGCTTCCAAAAGAAAAATTGCTAAAGCCCAAATCGAAATGTTATCATCTGCAATCGAAGCATTTAAACTTGATACTGGAAGATATCCAAAAGATTTAAAAGAACTTTTATATTCTGATGACCCAAATTGGGAAGGACCTTATCTATCTAAAAATAAAATTCCAAAAGATCCCTGGGGTAGAGAGTATCAATATAAATATCCTGGAGAACATGCTCCTTATGATTTATACTCTCTTGGTCCCAATGGTAAACTTGACAAAAAGGCTATAACAAATTGGGAATAGAATGCTTTCTTTTGAAGAAACCCTCAAAAAACTTTTTAAAATAGATGATAAAGATTTATTAAAAGTTTATCAACTTCAAAAAGAATTTGGTACATCTTTAACTCAAATTTTTGTAAAAATAGGACTTTTAAGTGAGAAACAAATCCTTCAAGCATTATCAGAATATTTAAAAATTCCTCTTATTCAAGAAAATAACCTAACCATTGATAAAGAAGTAATAAATTTTTTAAAAAATGGTATTGATTTTGATTTTTTAATAAAAAATAATGTTGTTCCTATAAAAATTGATAAAGAAAATAATACTCTTATACTTCTTACTAATGATCCATTTAATTATGATGTCATAAATTATTTAAATTCTCTTTTAAATTGTCGAATTAAATTATATCTTGCTTCAGAAGAAATTATAAAAAATCTCTATAAATATTTCATTTCTGAATCTACCTCAAAATCTGGATCCAAAGAAAATTTTGTTTCTCTTTCTCCTGAAGATGATCCTGAAAAGTTAAAAGAATTGGCTTTTGAAGCACCAGTTATTAAATATTTAAATACTCTTTTGAATAAAGCAGTAGAACTAAGAGCTTCAGATATTCATATTGAACCAGAAGAAAATAAATCACGTGTTCGATTGAGAATAGATGGAATTTTACATGAAATGGATATATTAGAAAATACTTTTCATCTTGCTGTTGTTTCAAGAATAAAGCTGCTTTCTGGTTTGGATATTGCAGAAAAAAGGCTCCCTCAAGATGGGAAATTTACTACACGAATTGGCCCAATGTTTTTAGATATTAGAGTCTCTACTATTCCTACTGTAAAAGGTGAAGGTGTGGTATTAAGGCTTCTTTATCGTGAACGTCTTTATTTTGATATAAAAAATTTGGGTTTAGAAGAAGATCATTACTCTGTAATGAAAAAAATCATTTCCTATCCTTATGGAATGATACTTGTTACAGGACCTACTGGTTCAGGTAAAACAACTACACTTTATTCAATTCTTACATATCTTAATAATGATGAGAAAAAAATTATTACTATAGAAGATCCAGTTGAATACCAACTTCCAGGAATAAATCAGATTCAAGTAAAAAGTGAAATAGGTTTAACTTTCGCCTCTGCTTTACGTTCCATTTTAAGACATGACCCAGATATTATAATGGTAGGAGAAATAAGAGATAAAGAAACTGCTGAAATTTCCATTCAATCAGCTCTAACAGGACATCTTGTATTATCTACATTGCATACAAATAATGCTCCAAGTAGTCTATTTCGTCTTCTTGATATGGGAATTGAAGATTATTTAATAAATTCCTCAATTGTAGGAATCATTGCCCAAAGAATAGTAAGAAAAAATTGTCCTTATTGTAGCGAAGAATATAAAATCGATAAAGAAATCTTAAAAAAATTTGAAATTTTTGAATTATTAGAAAAATTTAAACCCCTTCTTAATGATAAAATAGTTTTTAAAAAAGGTAAAGGATGTGAAAAATGTGCTGGAACTGGATATCGTGGAAGAATTGCTATTTTTGAAATTTTTGAATATACAGAAGAATTAAAAGAAATTTTTAAAAAAACCTTATCTCTTTCTGAAATAAGAAAAAATATTAAAAAATTACCTTATTACAGAACATTAAAGGAAGATGGATTTTTAAAAGTATTAAAAGGAATAACCACAATTGATGAAATTCTTAGAGTATGTTAAAGACTTTTATTTATTCTGTGCTTGATTCCTTTGGTCAAGAAATAAAAGGAGTCCTTTTTGCAGAAAATTATGAAGAAGCTCTATCAAAACTTAGAAATCAAGGATATATTGTACTTGAACTTAAAGAAAAATCTGATAAAAAAGCTTTCTTTCCCTTTAGAAAAAAATTTGGAATCCAAGAATTATACACTTTTACTAAAGAATTCAACATTTTGCTTCGTTCAGGTATCCGTGTGGATTTAGCTTTGGAGTTACTTATTAAAACTACTACTAATGAAGCTTTAAAAAACATTCTTTCTCAGGTTTTAAAAGATTTAAAAGGTGGCAAAAGTTTATCTAAAGCTTTTGAAGATACTAAAAAATTTACTCCACTTTTTATTACAATGATTCAAGTTGGAGAAACTACAGGAAATTTGCGTTCTGCTTTTGAAAACCTTTCAGATTATTTTCGTTTTCAAATTCAATTTAGATCAGAATTAATAAATGCTTTAACTTATCCGTTATTTCTTGTAATTGCAAGTTTTCTTACCCTGATTTTTATGTTTAATTTTGTAATTCCTAAATTTTTTTCACTTTTTTATACTACTGCCTATCTTCCACTTCCTGCAAAAATATTAATAGGCTTAAATAAAATTTTTACTTTTAAAAATTTATTCATCTTATTTTTTAGTATTTTTTTTATAATATTTTTAAAAAGATTTGAAGGGGTCAAAAAAATTTTACAAATATTTTATTCTTATATTTTTTATCTTCCTATAATAGGAAAACTTTTTCTTAATTTTGAACTCTCTAAATTTTGTTATGCTATGTATTCCATGCTTCAAAGTGGAATAGAATTTATCAAAGCCTTTGCTCTTTCTATAAATCTTATTCAAAATTCTCAATTAAGAAATTCACTTTATGCTACTATAGATCAAATAAAAAGTGGAAGATCTATTGCTGAAGTATTTTCACAGGTATATTTTCTTCCAGAAATAGTTCCTCATATGATAAGTGTAGGAGAAACAAGTGGAGAACTCAAAGATATTTTTTTCGAACTTTATCAAATATTTGATGAAAGATTTAAAAATCAGGTTAAAAGACTTCTTGTGCTTGTTGAACCTACAGTAATACTTGTAATGGGATTAATAGTAGGCTTTATTGTGTTATCTCTTATTCTTACAGTTGTAAGTATAAGCAATATTAAATTTTAAATTTTAAATATGAATTTTAAAAAAAACGGTTTCACTCTTTTTGAAATACTTTTAGTAATTTTTCTTATAGGAATTGTATTTTCTATAGTTTTGCCATTTTCAATAAATGTATATTTAAATTATAAAGCCTCTTTAAAGGCTCAAAAAATAATGATTTTTATTGGGGAATTGAGAAGAAAATCTTTCCTTTATAGTAAATCTTACGAAATATACTCTAAGAATGGTGAACTAATTGTTAATAATAAACCTATTTATTTCAAAAATGCATTTATAAAAGTTTTTTCACCAATAATTTTTTATAAAAATGGTGCAACTAATGGAGGAGAAATTTATATTACAGTAAATAATATAAAATTTATTTTAAAAATTTTATCTCCTACAGGTGATTTAATACTTGAAAAGACAAGTTAAAACAAAAAAATCTTTAAGTTTTATAGTTCTTGATATTCTTATTGCTGGATTAATTCTTACTGCAAGTATAGGAACAACTCTATATCTTTTTAAACAAGGTTTTAAATATTTAGAAAATGCTCATAATTTAAATATTCTTATAAGTAAAATTCCCCAAGCTATATCTTTAATAAAAACTTTAGATTTAAAGAAAAAGCAAGGAAAAGAAGATTTAGGAGATGGTGTAGTTCTTTATTGGAAAGCCTATCTAATAAAAACTTCTCAGCCAATGACTTATATAAAAGAAACGCCCTTTGCGTCTCTTCATGAAATTTATCTTTATAAAATTACTTTAAAATTGATTTATAAAAATTTTGCAAAAACATATCAAATATATTACACAACTTTTAAACCTTTGTATGGAACAAAGAGTGCCTTTTAAAGGTTTTACTTTGATTGAGGTGGTTATTGGAGTATTTATTTTGAGTCTTATGCTTCTTTTAGCTGGTTATGCCTTTAATCAAATTCTTTATCAATATCAAAAAATATCTTCTGAAGGGATAGGAATAGGAAAATTTGCAAAAATTTTGTGGCTTCAAAAAAGTTTTGCTGGTGCTATTGATTATTATGTATTTCAAAAAAACAAAAGCTGGTTTCCATATTTTGTGGGGACACAAGAAGAAATATCTTATGTAACTATATCTCCGATTGCACATAATCTTCCTGCACTTGTTTTTATTAAAAAACAACAAGAAAAAAATGGTAAATTCTCGCTTTTGTATTATGAAATGCCAGTTTATGCTATGAATTATGAAGATATAAAAAATATTGAAATGTTTAAAAAATACGAACAAGGAATAAAAATTCCACTTATTGAAAATATAGAAGAAATTAAATTTGAATATTATGGATATGACTTATTTGAAAATACTTTTAAATATTTTGAAACTTTTGATTCTTCAAAATTAAAAGTCATTCCTCTTAATATTTCAATTATTTATAAAAAAGAAGGGCAACAATATAAATTAATATTTCATACATATGTAAATTCACTTTTAAAAAAGGATTATGAAAGGATTTATCCACAAAAATAAAGGATCTGTTACACTTCTCATAATTTTTCTTTCAGCAATTATTCTTACTGTAGGATTAAGTTTTAATTGGCTTATAAAAGAATATATAAAAAATTCACAAGCTTTTAAAGAAAAAAATGAAGCTATATTAAAAGCTTATTCAACTTTTAATAAATTAATTTATCTTATTCTTAATAGCAAATTTAATAATAAAGAAATAATTCTTCCAAAAGAAGAAAATTTAACAGAATTAAAATATCTTCCTTTAAATGGAACAAAAATTAAATTCGAAGAAAATGTTTATATAGAATTAATGGATTCAAATGGACTCATTTCTTTAACTACTATTCATTTACCAGCTTTAGAGAGACTTATTAAAAATTTAACTGGAAAAGAAGATGTATCCTCTATAATGGATGCTATTTTAGATTGGTTAGATCCGGATGAACTTGTAAGATTGAATGGTGCAGAAGCTTTTACTTATAAGGAAGAGGGTTATCCTTATACTCCAAGAAATTATGCTTTCCAATATAAAGAAGAAATTCTTTTAATAAAAGGAATAGGAGAAGAATTATACAAAAAAATCTCACCTTATATAACTATTTTACCAAATACAGGTTTTAATCCAAATACAGCACCTGATGAAGTATTAAAAGCATATTTAAACCTTAATGAAAAAACACTTCGTAATATAAAAAATTATCTCTTAAATAATAATACTATATCCTCTATCACTACTCTTTTTGGTTTAACTGGAAGTTATATTTATTCAAAAGAAGAAAATATATTATTTTTCCCCTCATACTTGATAGATTTAAAACTTTATATTACTTCATTTAATAATACAATTTATACAATAAAAACTGGAATTGATTTAAAACCTAATTTATATTTTCCCTATAGTATTATCTATTGGAAAGAAGAATGAGAAATTTGTTTGTAGGGTATTGGTATAAAGATTATTTAGATATTTATAAAAAAACACCAAAAAAATGGGAA contains these protein-coding regions:
- the gspG gene encoding type II secretion system major pseudopilin GspG, which encodes MQVFENYPKRRGFTLIEILIVVAIIALLASLILPNLMGRFEASKRKIAKAQIEMLSSAIEAFKLDTGRYPKDLKELLYSDDPNWEGPYLSKNKIPKDPWGREYQYKYPGEHAPYDLYSLGPNGKLDKKAITNWE
- the tadA gene encoding Flp pilus assembly complex ATPase component TadA, whose protein sequence is MLSFEETLKKLFKIDDKDLLKVYQLQKEFGTSLTQIFVKIGLLSEKQILQALSEYLKIPLIQENNLTIDKEVINFLKNGIDFDFLIKNNVVPIKIDKENNTLILLTNDPFNYDVINYLNSLLNCRIKLYLASEEIIKNLYKYFISESTSKSGSKENFVSLSPEDDPEKLKELAFEAPVIKYLNTLLNKAVELRASDIHIEPEENKSRVRLRIDGILHEMDILENTFHLAVVSRIKLLSGLDIAEKRLPQDGKFTTRIGPMFLDIRVSTIPTVKGEGVVLRLLYRERLYFDIKNLGLEEDHYSVMKKIISYPYGMILVTGPTGSGKTTTLYSILTYLNNDEKKIITIEDPVEYQLPGINQIQVKSEIGLTFASALRSILRHDPDIIMVGEIRDKETAEISIQSALTGHLVLSTLHTNNAPSSLFRLLDMGIEDYLINSSIVGIIAQRIVRKNCPYCSEEYKIDKEILKKFEIFELLEKFKPLLNDKIVFKKGKGCEKCAGTGYRGRIAIFEIFEYTEELKEIFKKTLSLSEIRKNIKKLPYYRTLKEDGFLKVLKGITTIDEILRVC
- a CDS encoding type II secretion system F family protein, whose amino-acid sequence is MLKTFIYSVLDSFGQEIKGVLFAENYEEALSKLRNQGYIVLELKEKSDKKAFFPFRKKFGIQELYTFTKEFNILLRSGIRVDLALELLIKTTTNEALKNILSQVLKDLKGGKSLSKAFEDTKKFTPLFITMIQVGETTGNLRSAFENLSDYFRFQIQFRSELINALTYPLFLVIASFLTLIFMFNFVIPKFFSLFYTTAYLPLPAKILIGLNKIFTFKNLFILFFSIFFIIFLKRFEGVKKILQIFYSYIFYLPIIGKLFLNFELSKFCYAMYSMLQSGIEFIKAFALSINLIQNSQLRNSLYATIDQIKSGRSIAEVFSQVYFLPEIVPHMISVGETSGELKDIFFELYQIFDERFKNQVKRLLVLVEPTVILVMGLIVGFIVLSLILTVVSISNIKF
- a CDS encoding type II secretion system GspH family protein; this encodes MNFKKNGFTLFEILLVIFLIGIVFSIVLPFSINVYLNYKASLKAQKIMIFIGELRRKSFLYSKSYEIYSKNGELIVNNKPIYFKNAFIKVFSPIIFYKNGATNGGEIYITVNNIKFILKILSPTGDLILEKTS
- a CDS encoding prepilin-type N-terminal cleavage/methylation domain-containing protein, whose product is MEQRVPFKGFTLIEVVIGVFILSLMLLLAGYAFNQILYQYQKISSEGIGIGKFAKILWLQKSFAGAIDYYVFQKNKSWFPYFVGTQEEISYVTISPIAHNLPALVFIKKQQEKNGKFSLLYYEMPVYAMNYEDIKNIEMFKKYEQGIKIPLIENIEEIKFEYYGYDLFENTFKYFETFDSSKLKVIPLNISIIYKKEGQQYKLIFHTYVNSLLKKDYERIYPQK
- a CDS encoding general secretion pathway protein GspK; translation: MKGFIHKNKGSVTLLIIFLSAIILTVGLSFNWLIKEYIKNSQAFKEKNEAILKAYSTFNKLIYLILNSKFNNKEIILPKEENLTELKYLPLNGTKIKFEENVYIELMDSNGLISLTTIHLPALERLIKNLTGKEDVSSIMDAILDWLDPDELVRLNGAEAFTYKEEGYPYTPRNYAFQYKEEILLIKGIGEELYKKISPYITILPNTGFNPNTAPDEVLKAYLNLNEKTLRNIKNYLLNNNTISSITTLFGLTGSYIYSKEENILFFPSYLIDLKLYITSFNNTIYTIKTGIDLKPNLYFPYSIIYWKEE